Proteins encoded in a region of the Sphingopyxis sp. OAS728 genome:
- a CDS encoding TonB-dependent receptor plug domain-containing protein: protein MKFVQSGWYAGTALSMLVSLNPAYAQSVDAAAEGVSDQEIVVSGSRIQREGFDAPTPTTVIGEAELALGNRPSIAQVLNDTPQFRPTSSPTTTTGNTASGVSTADMRGLGAVRTLTLLNGHRFSGAADLNTVPQSLVKRIDVVTGGASAAWGSGAVAGVVNIILDDDFTGWRMGAQAGVSSRGDGARYGADIAWGTDFADGRGHFMVAADYMNERGILDRKSRSKLESGVFLRPDGRLELVKDPNLTQLYNGGSILGLTGAPYNLVFNPDGNIGPFPLGSVTQGVTTVGGGGQNIYDYVAVSTPYERINGFARADFEVTDSLKVWANFSYHRMTGNYGFFPETPTAVIMPDNAFLTAANRTALAAAGVTGPFILGRMLDDVGPDKMLTFKYNRRNLEGAIGLDGTFGDGWSYKFYYDHGEVRINQSLNNQRIKTRFNNGVDAVLVGNTPTCRINVDASTANDDPNCVPINLFGNGNISAAAAKWAFGGSQLIATTKLDTVGASLSGQPFSTWAGPVDIAIGTDARWEKQITNYVDPLSLANALGTLNSSATNGSFNVKEAFAEVNVPLLDIADAIKLEINGAARYSDYSTSGGIWSWKTGGTLRVVNDLLLRAVYSRDIRSPSITEYFLNRSTNIGNVIDPFPNSSGAVNTPQANVVVYGGGNRNLTPEISHTLTLGGSYSPSYIPGVRLSVDYYEIDIDNVITTVTAQDLLRQCYAANPADRTCGGVITRLPNGSIESMTNTFRNLANYNTAGLDIEASYRTSLGDGTLSFRALANHVFHLRINGTDVAGVVGGETAFSTPKWRGSGTIAFDNDSFGANLRVRYVDGGLYNTQLGPTQQPIVNNRNGSRTYVDLGLQFKTGPFTLFGNVNNLFDRKPPFTPYITPNYDVIGRYVSGGVKLNF from the coding sequence ATGAAATTCGTTCAATCCGGCTGGTATGCAGGCACCGCATTGTCGATGCTGGTCAGTCTGAACCCAGCCTATGCGCAGTCGGTCGACGCCGCGGCCGAGGGCGTTTCGGACCAGGAAATCGTGGTTAGCGGCTCGCGCATTCAGCGCGAAGGTTTCGACGCGCCCACCCCGACGACCGTGATCGGCGAGGCCGAATTGGCGCTCGGCAACCGCCCCAGCATCGCGCAGGTCCTGAACGACACGCCCCAGTTTCGCCCCACGTCGAGCCCGACGACGACGACCGGCAACACCGCCAGCGGCGTTTCGACCGCCGACATGCGCGGGCTCGGCGCGGTCCGCACGCTGACATTGCTCAACGGGCATCGCTTCTCGGGCGCCGCCGATCTCAACACCGTGCCGCAAAGCCTGGTCAAGCGTATCGACGTCGTCACTGGCGGCGCTTCGGCGGCTTGGGGCTCGGGCGCCGTCGCGGGAGTGGTCAATATCATTCTCGACGATGATTTCACCGGTTGGCGCATGGGCGCACAGGCCGGCGTATCGTCGCGCGGCGATGGCGCGCGTTATGGCGCCGACATTGCGTGGGGCACCGATTTCGCCGACGGGCGCGGCCATTTCATGGTCGCCGCCGACTATATGAACGAACGCGGCATCCTCGATCGCAAGAGCCGATCCAAGCTGGAATCGGGCGTATTCCTGCGCCCCGACGGCCGGCTCGAGCTCGTCAAAGACCCCAATCTGACGCAGCTCTACAACGGCGGCTCGATCCTCGGCCTGACCGGCGCACCCTATAATCTCGTCTTCAACCCCGATGGCAACATCGGCCCGTTCCCGCTCGGCAGCGTGACGCAGGGCGTGACGACCGTCGGCGGCGGCGGCCAGAATATCTATGATTATGTCGCGGTCAGCACGCCGTACGAACGCATCAACGGCTTCGCCCGCGCCGATTTCGAGGTGACCGACTCGCTGAAGGTCTGGGCCAATTTCAGCTACCACCGGATGACAGGCAATTACGGTTTCTTCCCCGAAACCCCGACCGCCGTGATCATGCCCGACAACGCCTTCCTGACGGCGGCGAATCGTACCGCGCTCGCCGCGGCCGGCGTCACCGGCCCGTTCATCCTTGGCCGCATGCTCGACGATGTCGGCCCCGACAAGATGCTGACCTTCAAGTACAACCGCCGTAACCTCGAAGGCGCGATCGGCCTCGACGGGACATTCGGCGACGGCTGGAGCTATAAATTCTACTATGATCACGGCGAGGTCCGGATCAACCAAAGCCTCAACAACCAGCGGATCAAGACGCGCTTCAACAATGGCGTCGACGCGGTTCTGGTGGGCAATACGCCAACCTGCCGGATCAACGTCGATGCATCGACCGCCAATGACGATCCCAATTGCGTGCCGATCAACCTGTTCGGCAACGGCAATATCTCGGCAGCTGCGGCAAAGTGGGCGTTCGGCGGATCGCAGCTGATTGCGACCACGAAGCTCGACACCGTGGGCGCCAGCCTGTCGGGACAGCCCTTCTCGACCTGGGCCGGCCCCGTCGACATCGCGATCGGCACCGACGCGCGCTGGGAAAAGCAGATCACCAACTATGTCGATCCGCTGTCGCTGGCGAACGCGCTCGGCACGCTCAATTCGTCGGCGACCAACGGCAGCTTCAACGTCAAGGAAGCCTTCGCCGAAGTGAACGTGCCGCTGCTCGACATCGCGGACGCGATCAAGCTCGAGATCAACGGCGCCGCGCGCTATTCGGATTACAGCACCAGCGGCGGCATCTGGTCGTGGAAGACCGGCGGAACGCTGCGCGTCGTCAACGACCTGCTGCTGCGCGCTGTCTATTCGCGCGACATTCGTTCGCCCAGCATCACCGAATATTTCCTCAACCGGTCGACGAACATCGGCAATGTCATCGATCCGTTCCCGAACTCAAGCGGCGCGGTCAACACGCCGCAGGCCAATGTGGTGGTGTATGGCGGCGGCAATCGCAACCTGACCCCCGAAATCTCGCACACGCTGACGCTCGGCGGCTCCTATTCGCCAAGCTACATCCCGGGCGTCCGCCTGTCGGTCGACTATTATGAGATCGACATCGACAATGTGATCACGACGGTGACCGCACAGGATCTGCTGCGCCAATGCTATGCGGCGAACCCGGCCGACCGAACATGCGGCGGCGTCATCACCCGCCTGCCGAACGGCAGCATCGAGTCGATGACGAACACCTTCCGCAACCTCGCCAACTATAACACCGCAGGGCTCGACATCGAGGCGTCGTACCGGACGAGCCTAGGCGACGGCACCCTCTCCTTCCGCGCTCTCGCCAATCATGTCTTCCATCTGAGGATCAACGGCACCGACGTGGCGGGCGTCGTCGGCGGAGAAACCGCCTTCTCGACCCCGAAGTGGCGCGGCTCGGGAACGATCGCGTTCGACAATGACTCTTTCGGCGCGAACCTGCGCGTGCGCTATGTCGACGGCGGCCTTTACAACACGCAGCTCGGCCCGACGCAGCAGCCGATCGTGAACAACCGCAACGGCAGCCGCACCTATGTCGACCTCGGGCTGCAGTTCAAGACGGGGCCGTTCACGCTGTTCGGCAACGTCAACAATCTGTTCGATCGCAAACCGCCGTTCACCCCCTATATCACCCCGAACTATGACGTCATCGGGCGCTATGTTTCGGGGGGCGTGAAGCTGAACTTCTAA
- a CDS encoding efflux transporter outer membrane subunit: MKISRLALASALTAALTACAGPQVATTTVAPVAPPLAWRTDAGPSAALQRDWWRSFGDPTLTALVDAALANNSDIGVAAARVREARANVALARAQTLPAIDATLGGGRSRSVNAFGQPVEQNFAQPQLQVAYEVDLFGRLADQQSAARDLYLASEAAHDTIQLSIAAAVAGNYVVLRGLDARLEVARETVSARSESLRIAKSRVGSGYSPKLELEQAQAEYDATAQIVPQIELAIARTEDALSLLVGDSPRAIERGEALDRLTVPLVPDGLPSELLRRRPDVAQAEYQLAASDKNLSAARKRFLPQLRLTSAAGAAFSTLLGDPITIWSVGGSILAPIFQGGRLTAQADAAGAQRDQAAFAYRRTALTAFREVEDALAAVRLIDAQIAFAQSQRNALAEGLRLATNRYREGYSPYLEQLDAQRGLLGSELSLIQLHADALSARIQLFQAMGGGWTICEIPETSCATAPQVVDPS, encoded by the coding sequence ACAACGACAGTGGCGCCCGTCGCGCCGCCGCTCGCGTGGCGGACCGACGCCGGCCCCAGCGCGGCGCTGCAGCGCGACTGGTGGCGGTCCTTCGGCGATCCGACTCTCACCGCGCTGGTCGACGCGGCGCTCGCGAACAACAGCGATATTGGCGTCGCCGCAGCACGCGTCCGCGAGGCGCGCGCCAATGTCGCGCTCGCTCGGGCGCAGACGCTGCCGGCAATCGACGCAACGCTCGGCGGCGGTAGGTCGCGATCGGTTAACGCCTTCGGTCAGCCCGTCGAGCAGAATTTCGCGCAGCCTCAACTTCAGGTCGCCTATGAGGTCGATCTGTTCGGCCGCCTCGCCGACCAGCAATCGGCCGCGCGCGATCTATATCTTGCGAGCGAGGCCGCGCACGACACGATCCAACTGTCGATCGCCGCGGCGGTAGCGGGCAATTATGTGGTCTTGCGCGGCCTCGACGCGCGGTTGGAGGTCGCGCGCGAAACAGTGAGCGCGCGATCGGAATCGCTCCGCATCGCCAAGTCGCGGGTCGGATCGGGCTATTCGCCGAAGCTCGAACTCGAACAGGCGCAGGCAGAATATGACGCTACGGCGCAGATCGTGCCGCAAATCGAACTCGCCATCGCTCGAACCGAAGACGCGTTAAGCCTGCTGGTCGGCGACAGCCCGCGCGCCATCGAGCGCGGCGAGGCGCTCGACCGGCTGACCGTGCCGCTTGTCCCGGACGGCCTGCCGTCCGAGCTGCTGCGCCGTCGGCCCGACGTGGCGCAAGCCGAATATCAGCTCGCAGCGTCCGACAAGAACCTCTCGGCGGCGCGCAAGCGTTTCCTGCCGCAGCTACGCCTTACCTCGGCCGCCGGTGCGGCCTTTTCTACGCTGCTCGGCGACCCGATTACGATCTGGTCGGTGGGCGGCAGCATATTGGCGCCCATCTTTCAGGGCGGACGACTAACGGCGCAGGCCGATGCCGCAGGCGCGCAGCGCGACCAGGCCGCCTTCGCCTATCGCCGCACCGCGCTCACCGCGTTTCGCGAGGTCGAGGATGCGCTGGCAGCTGTCCGTCTGATCGATGCCCAGATCGCCTTCGCCCAGTCGCAGCGCAATGCGCTGGCCGAGGGCCTCCGCCTCGCGACCAACCGCTATCGCGAAGGCTATTCGCCCTATCTGGAACAGCTTGATGCCCAGCGCGGCCTGCTGGGCTCCGAGCTGTCGCTGATCCAGCTCCACGCCGACGCACTCTCGGCGCGCATCCAGCTCTTCCAGGCGATGGGTGGCGGCTGGACGATTTGCGAGATTCCGGAAACATCCTGCGCGACGGCACCCCAAGTCGTCGATCCGTCATAA